The following coding sequences are from one Chelonoidis abingdonii isolate Lonesome George chromosome 4, CheloAbing_2.0, whole genome shotgun sequence window:
- the C4H15orf62 gene encoding uncharacterized protein C15orf62 homolog, mitochondrial: MDTWRRGSIKSTTFFKRLSFRRHKKLGNQVIILNQNSQTLENNGQYKKEPLRDLKDKSEYLLCKSEQNLAQAQAPPKPPRLYLDSSSCPNIIDHTESHSTAISFSSVSPQYHKATQTQGTNSHAVQATDCGTSETGSDPFLSFKVDLGLSLLEDVLQTLRKQNPRDYAA; this comes from the coding sequence ATGGATACTTGGCGGAGAGGATCCATTAAATCCACAACGTTCTTCAAGCGTCTTTCATTCAGGAGGCATAAAAAGCTGGGTAATCAAGTCATTATTTTGAATCAGAACAGCCAGACACTTGAGAACAATGGACAGTACAAGAAGGAACCACTAAGAGACCTGAAGGATAAATCAGAGTACCTGTTATGTAAGAGTGAGCAAAATCTAGCTCAGGCACAGGCACCTCCTAAGCCACCCCGGCTGTATCTGGACAGTTCCAGCTGCCCCAACATAATTGACCACACAGAGTCTCACTCGACAGCCATCTCCTTTTCCAGTGTCTCCCCTCAGTACCATAAGGCAACGCAAACACAGGGGACTAACTCCCACGCGGTCCAGGCTACAGACTGTGGGACCTCTGAAACAGGTTCTGATCCCTTCCTTTCCTTCAAAGTGGACTTGGGGCTATCACTCCTTGAGGATGTTCTGCAGACTCTCAGGAAACAGAATCCAAGAGATTACGCAGCTTGA